The DNA window AATAGATACAACCAAGGCGATAACCAAGAGAATCAGGTCTAATTGTTTCACATTGATGGACAAATCTAGCTGCGTATTGAATGTTTTATTGATGAAATCAGTCGTAATTTTGTTGTAGCAACTGAGCAAAGTGACTGCGGTATACAATAGAATTCCAAATAATATTGAAGGTAGTTTGTTAATCTGAATCAGATTACAAAATTCGTAAATCGCAATGATTAAAAAGAGTCCAAATAAAACAAAAAAACTTTCTGTCGAATAGAGAATCGAAGACAGCAATAACATTACATAAACAGCACCAGAAATAGTTCTCTTAAGTGTTTCATTCATCTTATAAATCTTCTAAAAGCAATAAATACAGATTTTTAGCAGAACTTCCGTACTGCGTAAAATCTTCGTCAACCGCTTTCTTGAAATATTTTATGGTTGTGATATTGGTAGGGTAGTCTTTAATGTATTTTTTCTTAATTACGCTCAAACCATCGCTTTTGGTTTCGATTATTTGACTAGTAGTAGCAATAATTACAATGTTTACAGGGAGTTCGTTGGGTTTGTGCTGTTTTATTTGCTTCGATGAAAACAAGATAGATCCCTCGTCTGCAATTAAATTTTCGCAATTAGCCAAGAGGAAAGAAGGTGTTTTTGTTTTATGATGCTTGATTTTATTTTCTTCTAGCATACCAAGAAGATCCGGTTCATAGCAGAGCGCTTCGCCTTCAAACCAATCGTTTTCTTCTAGAATGTGTTCAAAATGATCTTTTAGTTCCGTTTCATTTTCGCAATACAAAAATTTACCACCATTTTTATTGAAATTATAAATGAATTTTTCTTCTATTGGCGCATCATTCTGAATAGAAAATTTATTCTTTTCGATGTCATTTCCTTCGTCTGAAGAGGGGTTTATAGAGCTAAATATTTTTTTAAAAAGACTCATATATTTCGATGCTACTTGATAAATTAATTGAAAACGTTCAAAGATAAAAAAATCTTAATTCAAAAGTCACTTTTGAATTAAGATTTTAAAATAATATGCGTTTTTATGATTACGACACTACTTCTGTCAGATTGTCGTCAAAGGTTCTTTTTCCGAAAATGGTTTCTAAGTCGTCTTTGAAAATCACTTCTTTCTCAATAAGAATATCTGCGAGCTGATTGAGTTTGTCTTTGTTTTCTTCTAAGATTTTGATGGCTCGTTCGTATTGGCTTTCTATTAATATTGAAATTTCTTTATCGATTGTTTGAGCAGTTTCATCCGAATAGGGTTTAGAAAAGCTATATTCACTTTGGCCTGTGGAATCATAATAGGTTACATTCCCGATTTTTTCGTTCAAACCATAAATCGTCACCATTGCACGCGCTTGGCGGGTTACTTTTTCTAAGTCGCTTAACGCCCCCGTCGAAATTCTGTCGAAAGTTACTTTCTCAGCAGCTCTTCCGCCCATAGTAGCGCACATTTCGTCTAGCATTTGGTCTGTTCTAACAATTTGTCGCTCTTCGGGAAGATACCATGCGGCACCCAAACTTTGACCACGAGGAACAATCGTCACTTTGATCAGTGGAGCGGCGTGCTCCAGCATCCAACTAACGGTGGCGTGTCCAGCTTCGTGTATTGCGATGGCTTTCTTTTCTTCAGGAGTAATGATTTTATTTTTCTTTTCAAGCCCACCGATAATTCGGTCTACTGCGTCAAGAAAATCTTGTTTGTCTACTGCCGTTTTGTTATTTCTAGCGGCAATCAGAGCGGCTTCGTTACAAACATTGGCAATATCGGCACCTGAAAAACCGGGTGTTTGCTTGGCTAAAAAGTCGGTATCTAGATTCTCAACTTTTTTCAATGGAGTGAGATGCACTTTGAAAATTTCTTCGCGTTCGCGAATGTCCGGTAAATCTACAAAAATTTGTCTGTCGAAACGACCTGCACGCATCAAGGCTTTGTCTAAAACATCGGCTCTGTTGGTGGCAGCCAAAACGATTACATTCGAATTGGTTCCAAAACCATCCATTTCGGTGAGTAACTGGTTTAATGTGTTTTCGCGTTCGTCATTTCCACCCGACATATTGTTTTTTCCTCTGGCTCTTCCCACCGCATCAATTTCGTCAATAAAAATGATTGAAGGGGACTTTTCTTTGGCTTGCTTGAATAAATCGCGAACTCTCGAGGCACCAACTCCAACAAACATTTCCACAAAATCAGAACCCGATAGCGAGAAAAATGGCACTTGAGCTTCACCTGCGACGGCTTTTGCCAAAAGTGTTTTTCCGGTTCCCGGAGGACCAACGAGTAATGCTCCTTTCGGAATTTTTCCGCCTAAATTGGTGTATTTTTCTGGGTTTTTCAAGAATTCAACAATTTCTTGTATCTCCTCTTTGGCACCTTCTAATCCTGCAACATCTTTGAAAGAGGTTTTGATATCCGTTTTTTCGTCAAAAAGTTTGGCTTTCGATTTTCCGATATTAAAAATTTGTCCGCCGCCACCTCCGCCGCCTGACATTCTTCTCATAATAAAAATCCAAACGCCGATGATAATGATGATGGGCAAAAGGCTGATTATGATTTCGCTCCAATTGCTGCTTTCTTGAAAATCATAATTTTTAAGTTTACCCTCAGTAACTGCTTTTTCTAATTTTCTTTCAAATATTTGAACGTCTCCAAGGCTCACTTTATAATGTGGACCTTTGTTTTGATTATTCAATAGATCTTTGGCCACTTTTTTATTGGCATCATCCTTTAGTGCAGAAGGGCTTAAGTAAATTTCTGCATCTTTTTTATTGAAGATGACTATTTTTTCAATCTGACTTTTTTCTAATAGAGCATTGAATTTTGTTTGATCTAATAAAACGGGTTCTTGTAAATTGGAACCACCCGTGAAAAAACTTATGGTTAAGAAAATCAATAAGATAGCCGTGTACACTAACCATGGACTTACTTTAAAATTATTCGAATTCGGTTTATTATCTTTTGCCATTGGAGGTTTATTTCTTTAGTATTTATTTTCGATTTTAGTAATTTTGGCATCGCCCCAAAGGCTTTCAATATTGTAATATTCGCGAATGTGTTTCTGGAAAACGTGCACGACAATGCTCACATAGTCCATAAGCACCCACTCGGCATTGTCCGATCCTTCTACGTGCCAAGGTTTGTCCTTCAATTCTTTTGAAACTACTTTTTGGATAGAGTTAACAATGGCGTTAACTTGAGTATTTGAATTTCCGTTGCAGATAACAAAATAGTCACAAACGGCGGTGTCTATTTCTCTTAAATCAAGAATGTCAATATCATTTCCTTTTACTTCTTCTATTCCTTTGATGATGTTTGCCAATAGAACATCATTATTTACTATCTTTTTTGTCATGAAATATTTTTAATATAAGTTGGTAAAGTTACCATTTTTTGTGATTATTTTTGAACGTTAACATAATATTAAATTCTGTTTCCTAAATAACTGCCTATGAAACTAATCAAACTCGATGCCATAGATTCTACGAACGACTTCCTCAGGGGATTAGCAAGTAAGCAAATACTGGATAATTTTACCGTGGTTACGGCCGAAAATCAAACTAAGGGCAAAGGACAAATGGGGGCGGTTTGGGATTCTGAACCAAGTAAAAATCTAATAATGAGTATTTTAGTTTATGATTTTGTTACTGATGTGAATCGTTTATTTGATATTAATATTGTAGTTTCTATTTCGATTATTCAGGCATTAGAAGATTTTAACATTCCAGAATTAAGTGTCAAATGGCCTAACGACATTATGTCATATACTAAAAAAGTAGGTGGCATTTTGATTGAAAATAGTATTAAAAGTGACGGAAGAATTCATTCGATTGTGGGTTTGGGGCTGAATGTGAACCAAATCAATTTTGAAAATTTACCCAAAGCATCTTCCTTGGCGGTAATTTGCAAAACGACTTTCGATAAAGAAAAAATTCTGATGAAAATTATCGAAAAATTAAAACAAAATAGTCAGATTTGGGCACAAAATTCAGATTTGTTTTGGTCGGAATATTCCAATAGACTGTTCAAAATAGGAATTCCAATGGCTTTTGCAGACCAAAATCAGCAAAATTTTATGGGGATAATTCAAGGCGTTTCCGATTCAGGAAAACTAAGCGTACTTTTAGAAGATGATTCCATTGCTGAATTTGATATCAAGGAAATTCAGATGTTGTATTAACTAAAAAAACCTTTCAGTGGTCACTAAAAGGTTTTTTTATAATGAGTTTGAATTTACAATTTTGGCATATTCAATGCCAAAGTTTCGATAAATTTAGAAATCGGTCCTTTGATCATCATGGCCATCATCGGGTTAAATTCGCCTTCGAAATCTAGTTTTACTTCAGATGAATTTTCAGAAACTGCATCAATATTGGCCACTAAAGTAAATGGCAGTTTGTCGCTGGCAGCATTCAAAATCACTTTGGAATGAGGAACTCCTTCTTTTAATCTTAATTTTATTTCGGGCATGCCTTTCAGACCAAAATTGAAAATATCGTCGCCAAGAACTTCGAATTTGGCGATGTTTTCGGGCATTAATTTTTCAAAATTTCTGATATCTGATAATTGAGTGTATAAATATTCAGCCGATTTTTCGACCGTAACTTTTGGACTTTCTAAGTTCATTTAAGTGTATTGTTTGAAGTTTATTGTTTATTGTTTATGGTTGAAATTTTATTATTCATTTTTTTCAACACCCCAAGTCGATGGACTCTGATTCCATTCTCTCAAGGTAGCTTCTTCCATTTCGGTTATATATCGTTTGGCGACTGCCAAATTCAATAAATTTTGATAATTACTCAAGGTAAATAAATCGACATTGGCTTTTTGAAAGTTTTCTTGGGCAACATCAAATCCATAGGTGAAAATAGCTGCCATTCCTTTAATATTAGCGCCTGCAGCCCGCAAGGCTTCTACGGCAAGCAAACTACTATTGCCCGTGCTGATCAAATCTTCTACAATCACTACATTTTGCCCTTTTTGCAAAAAGCCTTCAACTTGATTTTGTCGGCCATGCTTTTTGGGTTCCGGCCTTACATATACAAAGGGTAAACCCATACTTTCGGCAACCAATATTCCAATTCCAATCGCGCCTGTTGCCACACCGGCGATGACATCGGGTTTGCCGAATTTTTTTTCAATATTTTTCGAAAATTCGTCTCTTACATAATTCCGAATGGTTGGAAATGAAAGAATTATTCGATTATCACAATAAATAGGGGATTGCCATCCTGAAGCCCAGGTAAAAGGATTTCTTGGATTCAATTTAATTGCATTAATTTGCAAAAGTAATTCGGCAGTTTTCTCGGCGGTATCTTTATTAAATATCATAGTACAAATGTATAAAGTTTTTGTGAACGACAAACCACTTTTTTTGACAAATGAAATCTCTAAGGAGACTAATTTTCAACTTTTTTTATTAGAAAGTGTTGATATAGAGCAAATTATAGTCAAAATTTTTCAAAATAAAATTCAAAAAGCCTATCTTTATCATCCTGATGAAAAGGAAATTTTGAAAACTTTGAAATCTAAAATTCCGGTTTCTAAAGCTGGTGGAGGCTTAGTTTATAATAAAAAGGGCGAAGTTCTATTTATTTATCGAGGTGGAAAATGGGATTTACCGAAAGGAGGCACCGAGAAAGGGGAAGATATTGAAAAAACCGCCATGCGAGAAGTCGAAGAAGAAACTGGTGTCGACCAATTGCGAATTACCAAAAAATTGCAAAAGACCTATCATATTTTCAAACGGAATGGTGTCTATAAACTCAAAATTACCCAATGGTTTGAAATGCAGTCCGATTTTGAAGGAATTCCAGTAGGCCAGCAGGAGGAAGGCATCGAAAAAGCGGTTTGGCTTAGTCCTAATGAAATTCCTGAAGTACTGAAAAAATCGTATGAAAACATAAAATTATTATTCGAAGTGGATGGGATTAGTCAATAATTACTCCACAATTCGATAAATAGGATATTGTAAATGTGCTTTTTCGTAGTAAATCGAGTTCTTGTGAACCCAATCTAATTGTGCTTCTGGGTTTTCGGCAAAAGCTTTATCTTCTGTTTTCTTTTGTTCTAATTTTGCTCTCAGGTCAGGATTTTTATTCAAATAGTCATTGGCTAAATCTTCAAAAACATAATCGGAATAACCTTCTTTTTGTTGCAGTATAGTGTCAAAAAAGTTCCAATTAAAATAGCTATCCACTGCTGCAGGCTCTAGTGTTTCTAATAAAAATTTGACTCCTTTTTGTTGGGTTGTAAATAGATAATCACCTTTTTTAAAGTGCATTTTTATTGTAGAAGATGTCACCTTTGTATTGTAATGGGCATAATGTCCTTCGTATGCGTTTTTTGAAGTGGAATAATCGGCAATGCGATAGCTTTCGACCACTATAATAGTGTCATTTTTTAATCTTGAAAATTTTAGGTTGTTAGCTTTAAGCAAATCGATTACAGGCCAAAATCCTTGCGGAATAAGGTATCCATTCGGAATGGTGATTTCCTGAGCGGACTTAAAATCGGCCAAAAATGGAATCGATTTTGAATAAGGAATTTGTTGGTCGTAATACAATCGAGAACCCGAAGTAAGATCGCTTTTCTTGATCTTCCCTTCGTATCCTAAAAAGGGTATTTTAGTAATTTTCGAAGAATCAATCTCCCATTTTAAAGTATATTTTTTCTGGGGTTCAAATTGTTTTTCATTTTCTAAACGCTTGTTTTTAATGGTTTTATAATTTTTATCTACATAATTTATTGTGGACGTCATAAATTCATAGGTGGCTTTTACGCGACTTGCATAGTCTTTTAACATATGTGTTTCTACCACAAAACCAATAGAATTGAATAATGATGTATAGCCTGTGGTATATCTTGGACTGTCAAAAAACTGCTGAAAACCTTCGTCAGGAGTTCCGCGCCAAACATTGACGTAAGGCGTAGTTTCTATCTTTTTTTGTTGCAAATCTTTAGTAATCGATGGTGTAACTTCATTTTTCATATAATCTCCCAAAGTATTTCCTAGTTTTTTGGGTTCAGTCATAATATAAGTCAAGGTGTATTGATAGTCGGCGCCGTTACTCACGTGGTTATCAATAAAAACATCCGGATTGTATTTTTGAAAAATTTCAACAAAACTCAAAGTATTCTTAGTATCTGATTTTATGAAGTCACGATTTAAATCAAAATTTCTAGCATTACCCCGAAAACCATAGGCTTCAGGTCCATCTTGGTTGACACGAGTTGTGGAATTTCTATTCAAGCAGCCGCCAATATTGTACACTGGAATTGCAATAAGAATCACATTTGCTGGAATTTTAATTTTTCCCAAAGCTAAATCTCTGTACAATTGCATACTTGCGTCAATCCCATCAGGTTCGCCAGGATGAATGCCGTTGTTGATTAATATGATTGCTTTGGAAGATGTTGCATCAAAGTTAAACTCTTTGTCTGCGTTAAAAATTACGATTTGCAATGGTTCGCCACTATCTGTCAAACCCATATTTTTGACTTTTATCGTTTCAAAATCGGTGTCTAATTCTTGATAATATCGCAGTATTTCAGCATAATCAGCACTTTGGTTGCCATTTCCTTTCTCAAAATAAGTATCATATTTCGAATTTTTTTGTGCCAACAGCATCGTTGAAAAAAGGAGTACAGCTAATTTTATAAAGCGCATAGTTGAGTTTTTTATCGATTTTCCAAAAGTAACTAACTTTTTCTAACTAGTATTTTGTAAAAGCTAATTTTTAATTCAGATTTGCCTTTATCTTTGCAAAATGAATAGAAGACATCATTCCAATAATATACTTTTCAATTTAGGTATCGAAAACCTAAATGAAATGCAAGTCGCTGCCCAAGAAACTATTTTGAGCGACAACAATATTTTACTCCTTTCGCCAACAGGTTCAGGGAAAACACTGGCTTTCCTCTTGCCCATTTTAGAAATGTTGAAACCTGAAATACTTTCCGTTCAATGTTTGATTCTGGTTCCATCACGTGAATTAGGGCTTCAAATTGAGCAAGTTTGGAAAAAAATGGGAACAGACTATAAAGTAAATGTTTGCTACGGCGGTCATTCCATCGAAACCGAAATCAAAAATTTAAGCAATCCACCTGCGGTTTTAATTGGAACTCCGGGACGAATCGCCGATCATATTGATAGAGGCACTTTTCGTTTGGACAAAATAGAAACCTTGATTCTGGACGAATTTGATAAATCCTTGCAATTGGGTTTTCACGAGCAAATGTCTTTCATCATTGGAAAATTATCCAAACTAAACAAACGTATTTTGGTTTCGGCAACATCCGATATTGAAATTCCAAAATATACGAGAGTGGTCAATCCTACCATTTTGGATTTTATTCCAAATGAAGAAGTAACCAGTAATTTGGCCACGAAAATGGTCATTTCGAAAGAGAAAGACAAAATGGGAAGTTTATTCAACCTGATTTGTTCCTTGAAATCGCAATCGGCCATCGTTTTTTGCAATCATCGTGACGCTGCCGAACGAATAAGCGATACTTTGAACGAAAAAGGTATTTATGCTACGTATTATCACGGC is part of the Flavobacterium nackdongense genome and encodes:
- a CDS encoding lactate utilization protein B/C, which encodes MSLFKKIFSSINPSSDEGNDIEKNKFSIQNDAPIEEKFIYNFNKNGGKFLYCENETELKDHFEHILEENDWFEGEALCYEPDLLGMLEENKIKHHKTKTPSFLLANCENLIADEGSILFSSKQIKQHKPNELPVNIVIIATTSQIIETKSDGLSVIKKKYIKDYPTNITTIKYFKKAVDEDFTQYGSSAKNLYLLLLEDL
- the ftsH gene encoding ATP-dependent zinc metalloprotease FtsH, which produces MAKDNKPNSNNFKVSPWLVYTAILLIFLTISFFTGGSNLQEPVLLDQTKFNALLEKSQIEKIVIFNKKDAEIYLSPSALKDDANKKVAKDLLNNQNKGPHYKVSLGDVQIFERKLEKAVTEGKLKNYDFQESSNWSEIIISLLPIIIIIGVWIFIMRRMSGGGGGGGQIFNIGKSKAKLFDEKTDIKTSFKDVAGLEGAKEEIQEIVEFLKNPEKYTNLGGKIPKGALLVGPPGTGKTLLAKAVAGEAQVPFFSLSGSDFVEMFVGVGASRVRDLFKQAKEKSPSIIFIDEIDAVGRARGKNNMSGGNDERENTLNQLLTEMDGFGTNSNVIVLAATNRADVLDKALMRAGRFDRQIFVDLPDIREREEIFKVHLTPLKKVENLDTDFLAKQTPGFSGADIANVCNEAALIAARNNKTAVDKQDFLDAVDRIIGGLEKKNKIITPEEKKAIAIHEAGHATVSWMLEHAAPLIKVTIVPRGQSLGAAWYLPEERQIVRTDQMLDEMCATMGGRAAEKVTFDRISTGALSDLEKVTRQARAMVTIYGLNEKIGNVTYYDSTGQSEYSFSKPYSDETAQTIDKEISILIESQYERAIKILEENKDKLNQLADILIEKEVIFKDDLETIFGKRTFDDNLTEVVS
- the rsfS gene encoding ribosome silencing factor encodes the protein MTKKIVNNDVLLANIIKGIEEVKGNDIDILDLREIDTAVCDYFVICNGNSNTQVNAIVNSIQKVVSKELKDKPWHVEGSDNAEWVLMDYVSIVVHVFQKHIREYYNIESLWGDAKITKIENKY
- a CDS encoding biotin--[acetyl-CoA-carboxylase] ligase, whose translation is MKLIKLDAIDSTNDFLRGLASKQILDNFTVVTAENQTKGKGQMGAVWDSEPSKNLIMSILVYDFVTDVNRLFDINIVVSISIIQALEDFNIPELSVKWPNDIMSYTKKVGGILIENSIKSDGRIHSIVGLGLNVNQINFENLPKASSLAVICKTTFDKEKILMKIIEKLKQNSQIWAQNSDLFWSEYSNRLFKIGIPMAFADQNQQNFMGIIQGVSDSGKLSVLLEDDSIAEFDIKEIQMLY
- a CDS encoding SRPBCC family protein, with product MNLESPKVTVEKSAEYLYTQLSDIRNFEKLMPENIAKFEVLGDDIFNFGLKGMPEIKLRLKEGVPHSKVILNAASDKLPFTLVANIDAVSENSSEVKLDFEGEFNPMMAMMIKGPISKFIETLALNMPKL
- the pyrE gene encoding orotate phosphoribosyltransferase, with amino-acid sequence MIFNKDTAEKTAELLLQINAIKLNPRNPFTWASGWQSPIYCDNRIILSFPTIRNYVRDEFSKNIEKKFGKPDVIAGVATGAIGIGILVAESMGLPFVYVRPEPKKHGRQNQVEGFLQKGQNVVIVEDLISTGNSSLLAVEALRAAGANIKGMAAIFTYGFDVAQENFQKANVDLFTLSNYQNLLNLAVAKRYITEMEEATLREWNQSPSTWGVEKNE
- a CDS encoding NUDIX hydrolase, with the protein product MYKVFVNDKPLFLTNEISKETNFQLFLLESVDIEQIIVKIFQNKIQKAYLYHPDEKEILKTLKSKIPVSKAGGGLVYNKKGEVLFIYRGGKWDLPKGGTEKGEDIEKTAMREVEEETGVDQLRITKKLQKTYHIFKRNGVYKLKITQWFEMQSDFEGIPVGQQEEGIEKAVWLSPNEIPEVLKKSYENIKLLFEVDGISQ
- a CDS encoding M14 family metallopeptidase, which produces MRFIKLAVLLFSTMLLAQKNSKYDTYFEKGNGNQSADYAEILRYYQELDTDFETIKVKNMGLTDSGEPLQIVIFNADKEFNFDATSSKAIILINNGIHPGEPDGIDASMQLYRDLALGKIKIPANVILIAIPVYNIGGCLNRNSTTRVNQDGPEAYGFRGNARNFDLNRDFIKSDTKNTLSFVEIFQKYNPDVFIDNHVSNGADYQYTLTYIMTEPKKLGNTLGDYMKNEVTPSITKDLQQKKIETTPYVNVWRGTPDEGFQQFFDSPRYTTGYTSLFNSIGFVVETHMLKDYASRVKATYEFMTSTINYVDKNYKTIKNKRLENEKQFEPQKKYTLKWEIDSSKITKIPFLGYEGKIKKSDLTSGSRLYYDQQIPYSKSIPFLADFKSAQEITIPNGYLIPQGFWPVIDLLKANNLKFSRLKNDTIIVVESYRIADYSTSKNAYEGHYAHYNTKVTSSTIKMHFKKGDYLFTTQQKGVKFLLETLEPAAVDSYFNWNFFDTILQQKEGYSDYVFEDLANDYLNKNPDLRAKLEQKKTEDKAFAENPEAQLDWVHKNSIYYEKAHLQYPIYRIVE
- a CDS encoding DEAD/DEAH box helicase, with protein sequence MNRRHHSNNILFNLGIENLNEMQVAAQETILSDNNILLLSPTGSGKTLAFLLPILEMLKPEILSVQCLILVPSRELGLQIEQVWKKMGTDYKVNVCYGGHSIETEIKNLSNPPAVLIGTPGRIADHIDRGTFRLDKIETLILDEFDKSLQLGFHEQMSFIIGKLSKLNKRILVSATSDIEIPKYTRVVNPTILDFIPNEEVTSNLATKMVISKEKDKMGSLFNLICSLKSQSAIVFCNHRDAAERISDTLNEKGIYATYYHGGMDQDERERALIQFRNGSMSYLITTDLAARGLDIPEMKHVIHYHLPLKEDEFTHRNGRTARMQASGTAYLIINESEKKLDYVDYGMEVLKVENATTLPKPPEFQTIYISGGKKNKLNKIDIVGFFSQKGKLEKGDLGLIEVKDFISFAAVKFNKVKDLLHNIKDEKMKGKKFKIEVAKKVIKKEEE